The proteins below are encoded in one region of Bremerella sp. P1:
- a CDS encoding PF20097 family protein: protein MSANPYESPVEATLAEESTSTENTRTCPDCGNTMVRGLVRNTHINWDDNTRSWLRKFFFGCQNLTPIYFIQIGTHKIPGYYCQACQILTMDLDPKKR from the coding sequence GTGTCCGCGAATCCATACGAGTCACCGGTCGAAGCCACTCTCGCTGAAGAATCGACCTCCACGGAAAACACGCGGACTTGCCCCGACTGTGGCAACACGATGGTTCGCGGCCTCGTCCGCAACACGCACATCAACTGGGACGACAACACGCGATCTTGGCTTCGCAAGTTCTTCTTTGGGTGTCAGAATCTGACTCCCATTTATTTCATTCAGATCGGGACCCATAAGATCCCTGGCTATTACTGCCAAGCTTGCCAGATCCTGACGATGGACCTGGATCCCAAGAAGCGTTAG
- a CDS encoding DHH family phosphoesterase: MSIDWAALKAAIEAPQRFVLTSHVRPDCDALGSELAMAAILRQMGKDVTIVNDSETPTHLEFIDPAGEIKQLGKDITREEIQDGFDAFMVVDTSAWIQLGEMADAMKEFRGVKLVLDHHVSQDDLGGEMFKDAKCEATGRLVYEAAKAWGVPITKEMATVMFTAIATDTGWFRFPSVSGSTYRAIGDLMDAGAVPSEVYGNLFENERLQRVNLRGRILASAKIIHDGKLAYSMATQQDFEETGATPSDTEDAINKTMAVAGVEAAILFVELPNGDGVKASFRSRSSLDVAKLAQQFGGGGHVAAAGALVKKPLDEVVSMLLEATEKAMG; encoded by the coding sequence ATGAGTATTGACTGGGCCGCACTGAAAGCGGCGATCGAAGCTCCCCAGCGATTTGTTCTCACTAGCCACGTTCGCCCCGACTGCGATGCGTTGGGCAGCGAATTGGCCATGGCGGCCATTCTTCGTCAAATGGGCAAAGACGTCACGATCGTCAATGATTCCGAGACGCCGACGCATCTTGAATTCATCGATCCAGCCGGCGAGATCAAGCAGTTAGGTAAAGACATCACGCGCGAAGAGATCCAAGACGGCTTCGATGCGTTCATGGTGGTGGATACGAGTGCCTGGATTCAATTGGGCGAAATGGCGGACGCGATGAAAGAGTTTCGTGGCGTCAAGCTGGTATTGGATCATCACGTCAGCCAGGACGACCTGGGGGGCGAGATGTTCAAAGACGCGAAGTGTGAAGCGACCGGACGCCTGGTATATGAAGCCGCCAAGGCCTGGGGCGTGCCAATCACCAAGGAGATGGCAACCGTGATGTTTACGGCCATTGCCACCGACACCGGTTGGTTTCGCTTTCCTTCGGTCAGCGGATCTACCTATCGAGCGATTGGCGATCTGATGGACGCCGGGGCCGTGCCCAGTGAAGTCTATGGAAATCTGTTCGAGAACGAACGGCTGCAACGGGTCAACCTGCGGGGACGAATCCTGGCCAGCGCCAAAATCATTCACGACGGCAAGCTGGCCTATAGCATGGCGACCCAGCAGGACTTTGAAGAAACGGGCGCTACCCCCAGCGATACCGAAGATGCCATCAATAAAACGATGGCCGTCGCGGGCGTAGAGGCCGCGATCTTATTTGTCGAGTTGCCCAACGGAGACGGGGTCAAAGCCAGTTTCCGAAGTCGATCGTCGCTCGATGTGGCCAAGCTTGCCCAGCAGTTCGGCGGTGGCGGGCACGTCGCGGCCGCAGGGGCCTTGGTGAAAAAGCCACTGGATGAGGTGGTTTCGATGCTGCTGGAAGCGACCGAAAAGGCGATGGGTTAA
- a CDS encoding bifunctional riboflavin kinase/FAD synthetase, which yields MQLYRDLDSLSTEIRSGALTIGNFDGVHLGHAKIAQQVRQRADEVGGPAVVFTFDPHPVRLLRPELAPPPLTWTRRKVELLGQLGIDAVIAYPTTPELLQLTPDEFFQQIIVQKMAAKAMVEGPNFNFGKDRAGDVKTLEALCQTNGIMLDIVEPLTRPGETEYVSSSRIRKLIAQGNVQLACEMLTQPYRIRGMVTHGAGRGAQLGFATANLEAVDTLVPEMGVYAGMSYRGDDVYAAAINIGPNPTFGEKARKIEIHLIGFQGSLYGEPLEVSFLSRLREVTTFPNAEALKKQLDQDIQTTIQTFQNYQSQTSR from the coding sequence GTGCAACTTTATCGGGACTTGGATTCGCTTTCGACAGAAATCCGAAGCGGAGCGCTAACGATCGGCAACTTCGATGGCGTTCACTTGGGACACGCCAAGATTGCGCAGCAAGTGCGACAGCGAGCCGACGAAGTCGGGGGCCCGGCGGTTGTGTTTACGTTCGATCCCCACCCGGTTCGACTTCTTCGTCCTGAGTTGGCGCCACCACCCCTTACCTGGACACGGCGCAAGGTCGAGCTTCTCGGTCAACTTGGTATCGACGCTGTCATCGCTTATCCCACGACGCCTGAGCTTCTGCAGTTAACGCCGGACGAATTCTTCCAGCAGATCATCGTGCAGAAGATGGCTGCCAAAGCGATGGTGGAAGGCCCTAATTTCAATTTCGGAAAAGACCGCGCCGGCGACGTTAAAACATTGGAAGCTTTGTGCCAGACGAACGGCATCATGCTGGACATCGTCGAGCCGCTGACCAGGCCGGGCGAAACCGAGTACGTTTCGAGCAGTCGTATCCGCAAGCTGATCGCTCAAGGAAACGTTCAGTTGGCCTGCGAGATGTTAACGCAGCCCTATCGCATTCGCGGGATGGTGACCCACGGAGCAGGCCGCGGCGCTCAGCTTGGGTTTGCCACCGCTAACTTGGAAGCAGTCGATACGCTGGTGCCAGAGATGGGCGTTTATGCCGGGATGAGTTATCGCGGAGACGACGTGTATGCCGCCGCGATCAACATCGGCCCGAATCCAACGTTTGGCGAGAAGGCACGCAAGATCGAGATCCACCTGATCGGTTTTCAGGGGTCACTGTATGGTGAGCCGTTGGAGGTCTCGTTTCTCTCGCGGCTGCGGGAAGTGACTACCTTTCCAAATGCCGAGGCACTCAAGAAGCAACTCGATCAAGACATTCAAACAACGATCCAGACTTTTCAAAATTATCAGTCGCAGACTTCGCGTTAG